A window of Polaromonas hydrogenivorans contains these coding sequences:
- a CDS encoding substrate-binding periplasmic protein: MPIPFFPENKHFPMGNPKVQRRTLAVLLPLILGWSVVCAQTELSDLAKIQASGVLKVGVYKNNAPFSDGPVTDMKGLDIDIAKALAKQLQLKLTLLPFDAGENMGDDLRNMVWRGHYLGYGPADVMMHVPVDKYLAQQNRQVFIFAPYMRQTQVLLHDTAVLPVVSGPEDLKGFKLAAERGTGTASVLMAHNAGMLMSQVALYSTGVEAAKAVIDGKAAGAFVMRSQAESMLSQSQSRPAHWSMSPLPLYGVPENGWPLGMAVKADYKDLAQAMQKAMQELRSSGELLAIFKSNGMTLTSP, from the coding sequence TGATACTGGGGTGGTCGGTTGTTTGTGCGCAAACCGAACTGAGCGATCTGGCCAAAATTCAGGCCAGCGGCGTATTGAAAGTGGGTGTGTACAAGAACAATGCGCCGTTTTCGGATGGCCCTGTGACGGACATGAAAGGGCTGGACATCGACATTGCCAAGGCCTTGGCCAAGCAGCTGCAGCTCAAACTCACACTGCTGCCTTTTGACGCTGGCGAGAACATGGGCGACGACCTGCGCAACATGGTCTGGCGCGGTCATTACCTGGGCTATGGTCCTGCCGATGTCATGATGCATGTGCCGGTGGACAAATACCTGGCGCAGCAAAACCGGCAGGTTTTTATATTCGCCCCCTATATGCGGCAAACGCAGGTGCTGTTGCATGACACGGCGGTGTTGCCTGTGGTCAGTGGTCCTGAAGACCTGAAAGGCTTCAAGCTGGCCGCCGAGCGTGGCACCGGAACTGCCAGTGTGCTGATGGCGCACAATGCGGGCATGTTGATGTCTCAGGTCGCTCTTTACAGCACGGGCGTGGAAGCAGCAAAGGCGGTTATCGATGGAAAAGCAGCAGGCGCCTTTGTGATGCGTTCGCAGGCCGAATCCATGCTGTCGCAGAGTCAGTCCCGGCCAGCCCATTGGTCAATGAGTCCGCTGCCGCTTTATGGCGTTCCCGAAAACGGCTGGCCGTTGGGAATGGCCGTCAAGGCAGACTACAAAGACCTGGCTCAGGCCATGCAAAAGGCGATGCAGGAATTGCGCAGCAGTGGCGAACTGCTGGCCATCTTTAAAAGCAATGGCATGACGCTGACCTCGCCTTGA